The region CTCGCTCGACGCGCAGCGGGCCGTGCAGGTCGCCTGTCACGACCTGGCGCACGAGTACGCCGACGGGCGGTGGGTCGCGTTGGGTGGGGGCGGGTATGCGGTCGTGGACGTCGTGCCGCGGTCCTGGACGCATCTGGTCGCCGTCGCGGCGGGGCGGCCGATCGACCCCGAGACGGTGATTCCTGAGAGCTGGCGGCAGGAGGTCTTCGCTCGTACGCGGCAGTTGGCGCCCGTGCGGATGACGGACGGGCGGTGGCCCGTGTCCTGGAAGGGGTGGGAGTCCGGGTACGACCCGGCCGACCGCCTCGACCAGGCGATCGTTGCGACGCGCCGCGCGGTCTTCCCCCTTCGGGGCCTCCTGCCCTGACCCTTCTTCCTTCGCCCCCGCCGCCCCTACCCGACCCATCCCCAGGGGCTCCGCCCCTTCAACCCCGACGGGGCTCCGCCCCTGCACCCCTGCGGGGCTCCGCCCCTGCACCCCTGCGGGGCTCCGCCCCTGCACCCCTGCGGGGCTCCGCCCCTGCACCCCTGCGGGGCTCCGCCCCTGCACCCCTGCGGGGCTGCACCCCCGGATCCCTGCGGGGCTGCACCCCCGGATCCCTGCGGGGCTGCACCCCCGGATCCCTGCGGGGCTGCGCCCCCGGATCCCCTGCGGGGCTGCGCCCCGGATCCCCGCACCCCCTGCGGGGCTGCGCCCCGGATCCCTGCACCCCGCGGGGCTCCGCCCCCGCACCCCCGCAGCCTGCCCTCCGCGGGGCTTCGCCCCGCCCCCCGGAGGCCGGGCTCCCGTGCCCCGGATGGGGCTCTGTCGGGGGATAGGGGGCCAGAGTGTGCATTACGCCAAGTGTGGGGCGTTTTCGGGAAATTCGGGGTGAAGGGGGGGTGTGTGCGTCAGCATCGCTGTCGTGTTGAGCACCGGAGCATTACGTGCGCACCTGCTGGCGGCCCGGTTGGCCGGGCCCGTTGCCACCTCGCGTGAGGAGAGTCTGCGGAGTTATCGGCTTTTCGCGGCCCGCGATCCCCGTGTGCTGCTCGGGCTCGATCCCGAGTGGACGTGGGAGCAGCGGGATCTGATCGAGTTGATGGCCGACAAGTGTGGAGTTTCGGCCGATCCGACGCACACGAGTGGGCATGATGTGATCGACCCCGAGCGGACTCTGGTCGCGCTGGATTCCTTCGCGGCGCGACTCGGAACGGCGGCCCGGAAGCGTGAGCCGGTACTCCTCGGGACCGGTCACCCGCACCGTCTGCTCGGTTTCTACGCCGCCCTTGCGGACGCCCTGTCGGCGGCGGGATGTACCGTCCTCACCCCCGCGCAGGGTAGCTCTGTCGACATAACGACCCGGTTCGGCCTACGCACGTACAACCTTGACTACGTACAAGGTGTCGCGCTGGTACGCGAACCCGGCACGCAAGCCCCCGGTGGTGCGACCGGCGCACATACCCACTCACCGCTGCCGGTTCGGACGGTTCTGGCGGCCGCCGCGGAGGGTGGCGGGCCGCTCCCGGAACTCGTCATCGGGGACCACGGCTGGGTCTGCGGAGCAGGTCAGCTGGGGTTCGAGGCCATGGGGCTGGCCGATACGGACGATCCTGCGCTCTTCGTCGGAGAGGCAGAGGGGCGGGTGTCCGTCGTCGTTCCGCTTGATGACGCTGTGCGGTCTGATTACTACCGACCGCTTACTCGCTATGTACTCAATCGAGCGTGTCTGTCACAGTAGGCGGCCGATGCCATCTCCTCTTCCCCACTCGCATCACCCGCCCCTACATTGGGGAGTGAGCACGCAACGACGAAGAGTCACCGGAAGGGGAAGCCGGTGGCCGTCGAGTGCGGAAGGTTCAGGTGTGTCATGGCTGCAGCTGGCGAGAGGCCTCTGAACGAGGTTCAGTTCCTTACCGTGGCGGAAGTCGCCTCGGTGATGCGAGTGTCGAAGATGACCGTGTACCGCTTGGTGCACAGCGGTCATCTGCCGGCGATCCGGGTGGGGAGGTCCTTCCGGGTGCCGGAGCAAGCGGTTCACGAGTATCTCCGCGAGAGCTATGTGGGGGTGGAGACAGCCTGACGGTTGCTTCGAGGGGTTCCCGAGAGGCCCTTGTGGTCACCTCGGGAATCCACTCGGATCCCCTCGATTACGACCTCAGCGCTCGGACGGGTAGGCTGGCCCCTCATAGGTCGTGTGGGCCCATGCAGCCCAGCACCGAGTAAAGAGAAGTGAGCGAGGGTAGTCGTGGGCTCTGTTATCAAGAAGCGGCGCAAGCGGATGGCCAAGAAGAAGCACCGCAAGCTGCTCAAGCGCACTCGCGTTCAGCGTCGCAACAAGAAGTAAGACCGTGCCCCGGATCGCCGGGGCTCGTCCTTGCGCTTGTGCGAGCGCTGCGAACGGCGCGCTCTGTGGCCCCCCACCGGCCGGTGGGGGGCCACAGCCGTTTTCCGGCCAGGCTTTCGGCGTACCGGCCTCCGCCGTCGCGGCGGCTTTCGCCCAGAGCGGGTACTTTCCGTGGGGAGCGGGCGCGCGTCTCCTGCGCGAGGGCCCCGGAGGGCGATGCTGTGCATACGCCCATGTGCCGGGTGGCTTGGTCTGATCGTACGTTCGTGGCTGTCGTCACTTCGTGCATC is a window of Streptomyces sp. NBC_00271 DNA encoding:
- a CDS encoding helix-turn-helix domain-containing protein, which encodes MAAAGERPLNEVQFLTVAEVASVMRVSKMTVYRLVHSGHLPAIRVGRSFRVPEQAVHEYLRESYVGVETA
- a CDS encoding 30S ribosomal protein bS22, with amino-acid sequence MGSVIKKRRKRMAKKKHRKLLKRTRVQRRNKK
- a CDS encoding phosphatase; its protein translation is MLSTGALRAHLLAARLAGPVATSREESLRSYRLFAARDPRVLLGLDPEWTWEQRDLIELMADKCGVSADPTHTSGHDVIDPERTLVALDSFAARLGTAARKREPVLLGTGHPHRLLGFYAALADALSAAGCTVLTPAQGSSVDITTRFGLRTYNLDYVQGVALVREPGTQAPGGATGAHTHSPLPVRTVLAAAAEGGGPLPELVIGDHGWVCGAGQLGFEAMGLADTDDPALFVGEAEGRVSVVVPLDDAVRSDYYRPLTRYVLNRACLSQ